Below is a window of Flavobacterium sp. N2820 DNA.
ATCAATTAAAAGCATATAAAATTATAGATTATTTTGCTCAAAATCCAAAAGATAATCCAATGGTGGTTACTACGGGATTGGTCTTTGGTTTCTTTTCGCAATTGTTACAATATCATGGTTTAAAAGATAAATCGCAATTCAATGCAGCTAAAGTATTAAAAGTGAGTCCTTATTTTGTAAAAGATTATGAAGTGGCATTTAGAAATTATCCAATGAAAAAAGTTAGTGCTATTGTTGCTGCTTTGCGTGATATTGATGTAAAAAGCAAAGGTGTTGGCGCTTCTTCTATGTCACAACACGATTTATTAAAGGAATTATTGATTAAAATTTTCAATTAATTGAACGAAATAAAAGTTTTAAAATTTGTAACTTCGCAGTCCTAAAATTTAGCAAAAAACAGGTATTATGGGAATGAATAAAAATACAATATTAGCTTGGGCAACTTTCATAATGATTTTAATGGGGTTGCTTTTAATTGGTCTAGGAATTTATCGCTATGCAGATGTTGCTGGTTGGGGATTTTCTGCTGTAGGTGTTGGATTTTTTGCCATTGCTTGGGTTTTTAATGCCTTAAAAGGAAGAGTGTAATTAAATTAAGAATTAAGAATTATGACTATTATAAATCCAATTAATCTAAAATTCTAATAATCTAACAATCAAATTAATCTAAAAAATGTCAGACGATAAGAAAGTAATTTTCTCAATGCAAAAATTGAGTAAAAGTTACCAAGGAAGTGATAAACAAGTATTAAAAAATATTTACTTAAGTTTCTTTTACGGAGCAAAAATTGGTATTTTAGGTCTAAATGGATCTGGAAAATCATCTTTGTTAAAGATTATTGCTGGAGTTGATAAAAATTATCAAGGAGATGTGGTGTTTCAGCCAGGTTATTCTGTTGGTTATTTAGAGCAAGAACCACAATTAGACGAAACAAAAACCGTAATTGAAGTGGTTCGTGAAGGTGCAGCCGAAATTTTTACATTACTGGAAGAATTCAATAAAATTAATGATGATTTTGGTTTGCCTGAAGTATATGAAGATGCCGATAAAATGCAAAAACTAATGGATCGTCAGGCAGAATTACAAGACAGAATTGATGCTTGTGGTGCTTGGGAAATTGATACCAAATTAGAAATTGCAATGGATGCTCTTCGCACACCAGAAGCAGATACACCAATAAGTGTATTATCAGGAGGAGAAAAGCGCCGTGTAGCTTTATGCCGTTTATTATTACAACAACCTGATGTACTTTTACTTGATGAGCCTACGAATCACTTGGATGCTGAATCGGTACTGTGGCTAGAGCAACATTTACAACAATATGCAGGAACTGTTATTGCAGTAACGCATGATAGATATTTCTTAGATAATGTTGCAGGTTGGATTTTAGAATTAGACAGGGGAGAAGGTATTCCATGGAAAGGAAATTATTCTTCTTGGTTAGATCAAAAATCAAAACGTATGGAGCAAGAAGAAAAAGTGGCTTCGAAACGCAGAAAAACACTAGAACGTGAGTTAGATTGGGTTCGTCAAGGAGCAAAAGGTCGTCAAACCAAACAAAAAGCTCGTTTGCAGAATTACGATAAATTATTAAACGAAGACCAAAAAGAATTAGACGAAAAATTAGAAATCTATATTCCTAATGGACCTCGATTAGGAACTAATGTAATTGAAGCTAAAGGTGTTGCTAAAGCATTTGGTGATAAATTATTATATGATGATTTGAACTTTGTACTTCCTCAAGCTGGAATTGTAGGTATTATTGGGCCAAATGGTGCTGGAAAATCTACTATTTTCAGAATGATTATGGGTGAAGAAAAACCTGATGCAGGAACATTCTCAATTGGTGAGACTGTAAAAATTGCCTATGTAGATCAATCGCATTCCAATATTGATGTGAATAAATCGATATGGGAAAACTTTTGTGATGGTCAAGAACTTATTTTAATGGGTGGAAGACAAGTAAACTCGAGAGCCTATTTGTCTCGTTTTAATTTTGGCGGAAGTGATCAAAACAAAAAAGTTGCTGCCCTTTCTGGAGGTGAACGAAACCGATTGCATTTAGCCATGA
It encodes the following:
- the ettA gene encoding energy-dependent translational throttle protein EttA, producing MSDDKKVIFSMQKLSKSYQGSDKQVLKNIYLSFFYGAKIGILGLNGSGKSSLLKIIAGVDKNYQGDVVFQPGYSVGYLEQEPQLDETKTVIEVVREGAAEIFTLLEEFNKINDDFGLPEVYEDADKMQKLMDRQAELQDRIDACGAWEIDTKLEIAMDALRTPEADTPISVLSGGEKRRVALCRLLLQQPDVLLLDEPTNHLDAESVLWLEQHLQQYAGTVIAVTHDRYFLDNVAGWILELDRGEGIPWKGNYSSWLDQKSKRMEQEEKVASKRRKTLERELDWVRQGAKGRQTKQKARLQNYDKLLNEDQKELDEKLEIYIPNGPRLGTNVIEAKGVAKAFGDKLLYDDLNFVLPQAGIVGIIGPNGAGKSTIFRMIMGEEKPDAGTFSIGETVKIAYVDQSHSNIDVNKSIWENFCDGQELILMGGRQVNSRAYLSRFNFGGSDQNKKVAALSGGERNRLHLAMTLKEEGNVLLLDEPTNDLDINTLRALEEGLENFAGCAVIISHDRWFLDRVCTHILAFEGDSQVYCFEGSFSEYEENKRKRLGKDVVPTRIKYKKLIR
- a CDS encoding CAL67264 family membrane protein, with amino-acid sequence MGMNKNTILAWATFIMILMGLLLIGLGIYRYADVAGWGFSAVGVGFFAIAWVFNALKGRV